Proteins encoded by one window of Catharus ustulatus isolate bCatUst1 chromosome Z, bCatUst1.pri.v2, whole genome shotgun sequence:
- the UTP15 gene encoding U3 small nucleolar RNA-associated protein 15 homolog isoform X2 encodes MATYKPVVVQACPKLGERITQDTLYWRGYKTPVQIKEFGAINKIDFSPVPPYNYAVTASSRVHVYGRYSQEPIKTFSRFRDAAYCATYRDDGRLLVAGSEEGNICLFDVSGKAPLRQFKGHTKPVHLVGFLSGKYQIFSGSDDYSSYLWDIPSATEIISYSEHTDYVRCGCASKVNADVFITGSYDHTVKMFDARTKSSVMTIEHGHPVESVLLFPSGGLLVSAGGRYVKVWDVLKGGQLLVSLKNHHKTVTCLCLNSSGQRLLSGSLDRHVKIYSTTSYKVVHSFNYATSILSLALSPEDETIVVGMTNGVLNVKHRKPDENNENSPKKRQPAYRTYVKGKTYMPKQEDFCVSKPVKRVLRKYDKLLRSFQSSKALDAVMEPPIMLHTPEVTVAVMQELHRRGTLRSALAGRDEKQVNLLLTFVARRVIEPRFTPVLVTVADMITDIYQPVVGQSSIVDKQFLKLQQAIGKEIDYQEELLEVLGMMDTLFATFTKKRDTRLEENKNNGITEIIGTNRKY; translated from the exons ATGGCCACGTACAAACCAGTGGTGGTTCAGGCATGCCCCAAGCTCGGGGAGAGGATCACACAGGACACGCTGTACTGGCGTGGATACAAG ACACCTGTTCAGATAAAGGAATTCGGTGCCATAAATAAAATTGACTTCTCCCCAGTCCCACCATATAACTACGCTGTCACAGCATCCTCGAGG GTCCACGTCTATGGTCGTTACTCCCAGGAGCCCATCAAGACGTTCTCCCGATTCCGGGATGCTGCGTACTGTGCCACCTACAGGGACGACGGGCGCCTGCTCGTCGCCGGCAGCGAGGAGGGCAACATCTGCCTCTTCGACGTCAGCGGCAAAGCACCGCTGAGGCAGTTCAAGGGTCATACCAA ACCAGTTCATCTAGTGGGCTTCCTGTCTGGTAAATACCAAATATTTTCTGGTAGTGATGATTATTCGTCATATTTGTGGGATATTCCAAGTGCCACAGAAATCATCTCCTACAGTGAACATACTGACTATGTGAGATGCGGCTGTGCAAGTAAAGTGAATGCAGATGTCTTCATAACAg GTTCCTATGATCACACTGTGAAAATGTTTGATGCACGAACAAAGAGTAGTGTCATGACGATAGAACACGGCCATCCCGTGGAGAGTGTGCTTCTGTTTCCATCTGGTGGACTTCTAGTATCTGCAG GAGGTCGATATGTCAAAGTTTGGGATGTACTGAAAGGTGGACAGTTACTAGTTTCACTTAAAAATCACCATAAAACTGTAACTTGTTTGTGCCTGAACAGCTCTGGACAAAGGTTATTGTCAGGATCCCTGGACAG GCATGTGAAGATTTACAGTACTACATCCTACAAAGTAGTCCACAGCTTCAACTATGCAACATCCATCCTCAGTCTTGCATTGTCG CCTGAAGATGAAACCATAGTTGTAGGCATGACCAATGGGGTGCTAAACGTTAAACACAGAAAGCCAGACGAAAACAATGAAAACTCTCCAAAGAAAAGACAACCAGCATATAGAACCtatgtgaaaggaaaaacttACATGCCAAAACAG GAAGATTTCTGTGTCAGCAAACCTGTAAAACGTGTTTTGAGAAAATATGATAAGCTGCTGAGAAGCTTTCAGTCTTCCAAGGCTCTTGATGCAGTAATGGAG CCACCCATCATGCTTCATACTCCCGAAGTCACGGTTGCAGTCATGCAGGAACTACATCGCAGAGGAACACTGAGAAGTGCACTTGCAGGCCGAGATGAGAAGCAAGTTAATCTCCTGCTTACCTTTGTGGCAAG GCGTGTGATTGAGCCTAGATTTACTCCTGTGCTGGTGACTGTTGCTGATATGATTACTG ACATTTATCAGCCTGTGGTTGGGCAGTCATCGATAGTTGATAAACAGTTCTTGAAACTCCAGCAAGCTATTGGAAAAGAAATTGACTATCAAGAAGAGCTACTAGAAGTTTTGGGAATGATGGATACGCTGTTTGCTACCTTTACTAAGAAAAGAGATACACGTCTagaagagaacaaaaacaaTGGTATTACAGAGATCATTGGAACAAACAGAAAGTACTGA
- the UTP15 gene encoding U3 small nucleolar RNA-associated protein 15 homolog isoform X1, protein MATYKPVVVQACPKLGERITQDTLYWRGYKTPVQIKEFGAINKIDFSPVPPYNYAVTASSRVSGFSEAFMLLFFRWYHTSRCNTLLFCQVHVYGRYSQEPIKTFSRFRDAAYCATYRDDGRLLVAGSEEGNICLFDVSGKAPLRQFKGHTKPVHLVGFLSGKYQIFSGSDDYSSYLWDIPSATEIISYSEHTDYVRCGCASKVNADVFITGSYDHTVKMFDARTKSSVMTIEHGHPVESVLLFPSGGLLVSAGGRYVKVWDVLKGGQLLVSLKNHHKTVTCLCLNSSGQRLLSGSLDRHVKIYSTTSYKVVHSFNYATSILSLALSPEDETIVVGMTNGVLNVKHRKPDENNENSPKKRQPAYRTYVKGKTYMPKQEDFCVSKPVKRVLRKYDKLLRSFQSSKALDAVMEPPIMLHTPEVTVAVMQELHRRGTLRSALAGRDEKQVNLLLTFVARRVIEPRFTPVLVTVADMITDIYQPVVGQSSIVDKQFLKLQQAIGKEIDYQEELLEVLGMMDTLFATFTKKRDTRLEENKNNGITEIIGTNRKY, encoded by the exons ATGGCCACGTACAAACCAGTGGTGGTTCAGGCATGCCCCAAGCTCGGGGAGAGGATCACACAGGACACGCTGTACTGGCGTGGATACAAG ACACCTGTTCAGATAAAGGAATTCGGTGCCATAAATAAAATTGACTTCTCCCCAGTCCCACCATATAACTACGCTGTCACAGCATCCTCGAGGGTAAGTGGCTTTTCTGAGGCTTTTATGCTGTTGTTCTTCAGGTGGTATCACACAAGCAGATGTAATACCCTCTTGTTTTGCCAGGTCCACGTCTATGGTCGTTACTCCCAGGAGCCCATCAAGACGTTCTCCCGATTCCGGGATGCTGCGTACTGTGCCACCTACAGGGACGACGGGCGCCTGCTCGTCGCCGGCAGCGAGGAGGGCAACATCTGCCTCTTCGACGTCAGCGGCAAAGCACCGCTGAGGCAGTTCAAGGGTCATACCAA ACCAGTTCATCTAGTGGGCTTCCTGTCTGGTAAATACCAAATATTTTCTGGTAGTGATGATTATTCGTCATATTTGTGGGATATTCCAAGTGCCACAGAAATCATCTCCTACAGTGAACATACTGACTATGTGAGATGCGGCTGTGCAAGTAAAGTGAATGCAGATGTCTTCATAACAg GTTCCTATGATCACACTGTGAAAATGTTTGATGCACGAACAAAGAGTAGTGTCATGACGATAGAACACGGCCATCCCGTGGAGAGTGTGCTTCTGTTTCCATCTGGTGGACTTCTAGTATCTGCAG GAGGTCGATATGTCAAAGTTTGGGATGTACTGAAAGGTGGACAGTTACTAGTTTCACTTAAAAATCACCATAAAACTGTAACTTGTTTGTGCCTGAACAGCTCTGGACAAAGGTTATTGTCAGGATCCCTGGACAG GCATGTGAAGATTTACAGTACTACATCCTACAAAGTAGTCCACAGCTTCAACTATGCAACATCCATCCTCAGTCTTGCATTGTCG CCTGAAGATGAAACCATAGTTGTAGGCATGACCAATGGGGTGCTAAACGTTAAACACAGAAAGCCAGACGAAAACAATGAAAACTCTCCAAAGAAAAGACAACCAGCATATAGAACCtatgtgaaaggaaaaacttACATGCCAAAACAG GAAGATTTCTGTGTCAGCAAACCTGTAAAACGTGTTTTGAGAAAATATGATAAGCTGCTGAGAAGCTTTCAGTCTTCCAAGGCTCTTGATGCAGTAATGGAG CCACCCATCATGCTTCATACTCCCGAAGTCACGGTTGCAGTCATGCAGGAACTACATCGCAGAGGAACACTGAGAAGTGCACTTGCAGGCCGAGATGAGAAGCAAGTTAATCTCCTGCTTACCTTTGTGGCAAG GCGTGTGATTGAGCCTAGATTTACTCCTGTGCTGGTGACTGTTGCTGATATGATTACTG ACATTTATCAGCCTGTGGTTGGGCAGTCATCGATAGTTGATAAACAGTTCTTGAAACTCCAGCAAGCTATTGGAAAAGAAATTGACTATCAAGAAGAGCTACTAGAAGTTTTGGGAATGATGGATACGCTGTTTGCTACCTTTACTAAGAAAAGAGATACACGTCTagaagagaacaaaaacaaTGGTATTACAGAGATCATTGGAACAAACAGAAAGTACTGA